The genomic interval GTGCGGCCCAGCAGGGTCGTCCACCACGCCATGACCAGCGCGGCGATCAGCGCCTCGGCGGCGTTGAAGTACCGGCTGAGGTCCTGCGAGTGCCACGCGGCGAACGCGGCCGTACCGATCAGCGCCGCGACCTGCACCCACAGGGCCGCCAGCGCCGCCGCGCGCCAGCGGTCGGGGGTCATGACAGGCCCAGTTTCGCGCTCAGGCGTTCGCGGACCACTTCGGGTTTGGCCTTGCCGCCCGTGGCTTTCATGACCGGACCGAACAGGGCGTTCATGGCCTTGGCGTTCCCCGCGCGGACCTTCTCGACGGTGGCCGGATCGGCCGCCATGGCGGCGTCGATGGCAGCGTCGATGGCGGCCGTGTCGGTCACGACGCTCAGGCCGCGCTCCTGCACGAGTGCGGCCGGGTCGTGGCCGGTCAGAACGTCGGGCAGCAGGTCCTTGGCGATCTTGCCGCTGATGGTGCCCGCGTCGATCAGGCCCACCAGGGCGGCCAGATGCGCGGGACGCAGGGCGCTGGCCTCCAGCGTCTCCTCACGCGCGGCCAGCAGGCCGGACACGTCGCCCAGCAGCCAGTTTGCCAGCTTCTGGGCATCGGGTTTCTGGGCGTCCGGGCGCGGCTCAGGGGTCAGGGCCTCGTCGTAGAAGCGTGAGAGCGGCACGCTGAGGCTCAGGGTCTGCGCGTCGGCCTCGCGCACGCCCGCCGCGCGGTAGCGCTCCAGTTTCTGCGCGGGCAGTTCGGGCATCCGCTCCCGCACCTGCGCGATCCATTCGGGCGTGATATCCAGCGGGGGCAGGTCCGGCTCGGGGAAGTAGCGGTAATCGGCCTCAACCTCCTTGGTCCGCATCAGGAAGGTCTTCTGGCCGCCCTCGTCCCACCCCAGGGTGTCCTGCGTGATGCGCCCGCCGGCGTCCAGGATGCGGGCCTGCCGGGCCGCCTCGAACTCGATGGCGCGCGCCACGGAGCGGAACGAGTTGAGGTTCTTCACCTCGCACTTGGTGCCCCACGGCTCGCCGGGCTTATGAAGGCTGAGGTTCACGTCGCAGCGCATCTTGCCTTCCTCGGGCGTGGCGTCACTGACGCCCAGCGCCTGCGCAATGGCCTGCACGCTCTCCAGAAACGCGCGGGCCTGCTCGGCGCTCACGATGTCGGCCTCGGTGACCATCTCCAGCAGGCTGGACCCGGCGCGGTTCAGGTCCAGCATGGAGTACGGCGCGTACGTGGGGTGCGTCAGTTTGCCCGCGTCGTCCTCCAGGTGCGCGCGCTTGATCCGCACGCGGCTCACCTCACCGCCGGGCAGGGTCACGTCCAGGAACCCGTCGCGGGCGATGGGCCGGTCGTACTGCGACAGCTGGAAGTTCTTCGGGGCGTCCGGGTAGAAGTAATTCTTGCGGTGAAACTGCGTGAAGCCCGATACGTCGCAGTTCAGGCCCAGCCCGAACATCATGGCGAGTTCCACCGCCTCGCGGTTCAGGGTGGGCAGCGTGCCCGGCAGGCCCAGCGTGAACGGGTCCGTGAACGTGTTCGGTTCCGCCCCGTGATACTCCTGCGGGCACGAGCTGAAGATCTTGGACCTTGTCTTCAGTTGCAGGTGAACTTCCAGACCAATAACCGCCACATACGACATGCCACGCAGGATACCGCCGCGCCGCACGGCACCGGCCCGCGCGGGCTAGGAGGTCCCGCCAGCCGGTCCGGGCGGCAGGAAGTGCAGCCGCGCCGCCCGGCTGTTCAACACCTCGGGTGGATAGAAGGCGTGCAGGTACGCCGGATCGAACAGGTGCGGGGTGCGGGCCGCGAACGCCTCCCAGTCCTCCGCCCTGCTCCCGGCGCGGTCCAGATGATCGAGGACTGCGAGGAACCACGCGACGGTCTGCGTCTCGCTGTACTTGTCCTGAAGGCCCAGGCGGTCGGCCAGGGCTCGCAGGCCCGCGCGGAACTCCGCCAGGGCCTCCAGCGCGGGCCGGTCCTGCAACAACTGCCACGCGACGAACAGGTGCGCGGCGTGACTGAACCGCCCGTAGCGCTCAGTCGCCTGCGTGAAGGCACGCTTGAAGGAGGTCATGTGGCTATTCTGCGCGCAGTACGCGGGTCATCTCGTGCGTACTGGCCGCGAATCCCAGCGCCGCGTACAGCGGGCGGGCCATGTCGCTGCTGCCCAGGCTGACGCGCGTGATCCCGCGCGAGCGCACAGCGTCCAGGCAGGCCATGACCAGCGTGCGGGCGTGCCCGGCGCGGCGATGGTCCGGGTGCGTCCAGACGTTCACCACCCGCGCCCGCCACGGCTGCGGATCGCCGCGCGTGGGTCCCCAGTGCAGCAGGGTCACGCCCGCCCCGGCGATCACCTCTCCCCCACCCTCCAGCAGGAAGCCCAGGTACAGGCCGTCCCGGATGGCACCTGCCACCCACGCGGCGTACACGGGCCGCTCGGGGGCGTCCTGCTCGTCCGGGTAACGGTGCGCGGCAATGGTGGTGGCATCAGCGGGTGTGACGGGGCGCATCAGGCCAGTCTGCCGGACCCGGCGGCTCGAAAGTCTGGTACAACGCTGAACATGACGTTCGTGGCGTTGCTGCACGCGGTGAACCTGGGAGCGCGGCGCAAGGTGCCCATGGCCGACCTGCGCGCCCTGCTGACCGGCCTGGGCCTGCGGGAGGTCCGCACGTACATCCAGAGCGGGAACGCCGTGTTCAGCGCGGACCCCGACCCGACGCTGCGCGGGCGTCTGGAGGCGGCGCTGGAAGCGCAGTTCGGTTTCCCGGTGCCCGTGACGCTCCGCACGGCGCACGCGTGGCAGGAGGCGGCCGCAGACTGCCCGGCCCACCTGCGCAGCGAGGCGGTCGTGGTGGCGTTCCTGCGCGACCCGCCCGACCCGGAACGCGTGGCGGCCCTGCGTGCGCGGGACGTGACGCCGGAACGCTGGGAGATAGTAGGGCCGCACCTGTACCAGACGGTGCCGGACGGCGTGCGCAACCTGCGGCTGTCGGCCGCCGTGATCGAACGGACGCTGGGCGTGGGGGTCACAGTGCGCAACGAACGGACCGTGCAGGCCATCGCAGCGATGCTGGACACCTGAGCCCCGGTGGGAACGTGGCTGGTTTAGCCTGCCGCATGACCCGCAAGTTCCCGCCCGCCGCGTTCCTGTCGGCCGCGCCGCTGCTGTTCGTGCTGCTCTGGAGCACCGGGTTCCTGGGCACCAAGGGCGCGGCCCGGAACGCCGACCCGTTCGCGTACCTGACCGTCCGGTTCGCCCTGGCGGCCCTGCTGATGCTGGCCCTGACGGCCGCGCTGCGCGCCCCGTGGCCCACGCGGGCGCAGGCGGGCCGGGCGGGCGTGACGGGCCTGCTGCTGCACGCCGGGTACTTGGGCGGCGTGACCACCGCCATCTGGCTGGGCCTCCCGGCAGGTGTCACCAGCGTGCTGGTAGGCGTGCAGCCCCTCCTGACGGGGCTGCTGTCCTGGCCGGTGCTGGGCGAACGGGTCACGCGGCCGCAGTGGGCGGGCCTGACGCTGGGGTTCGTGGGCGTGCTGCTGGTCGTGGAGGGCCGCGTGGGCGGCGGCGTGGGCAGCCCCGCCGCGCTGGGCGCCGCCGCGTTCGCGCTGATCTGCACCACTGCCGGAACCCTCTACCAGCGCCGCGTGGGAGCCGACATGCCCCTGCTGGGCGGCACGGCCGCGCAGTACGTCGTCAGTGCCGCCGCGCTGGGGGCCGTCACGCTGGCGCGCGGGGGCGGCGTGATCCACTGGAACGCGGAATTCATCCTGTCCCTCACGTGGCTGGTGCTGGTCCTGTCGGTCGGGGCGATCCTGCTGCTCATGCGCCTGCTGCGCGACCTGCCCGCCGCGCGCGTGAACAGCCTCTTCTACCTCGTGCCGCCACTGGCCGTGCTGGAAAGCTGGGCGCTGTACGGCGAACGCCTCAGCGCCCTGTCGCTGGGCGGCCTGCTGCTGTGCGTGACCGGCGTGGCCCTCGCCGCGCGGCAACCGGCCACCCGCCCGGCGCGTACTGGGTGACATGAGCGAACTGAACGGACGGATCGGCGGCGTCACCCAGGGGTACGACCTGCACGCGGGCTGGAACGGCGAACGACTGGACGGCCGCATCGGCGGGACCTTCCAGGGCAAGGACATCAAACTCACGGTCCGCGCCGGGGACGTGGACGGCCGCATCGGCGGCACGTTCGCCGGGTTCGACGCCGACGGCGACGTGACCCCACAGAGCGTCAGCGTGCGCCTCGGCGGCCGCATCGACGGCGACGACGTGCACCTCCAGATCAGCGGCGACCGCGTCCGGGGGCGCTACTCCGGCCGGATCGACGGCAAGACCGTGGACCTGCACGTCAGCGGTGACCGCCTGCACGGCCGGATCGGCGGCGTGCTGGACGGCAAGGACGTGAACCTCACCCTGAACGGCGTGCCCACCGAGGTCGCCGCGCTGGCCGCCGTCTGCGCCTACAAGGCCCTCGAAGACCAGCAGGCGCAGGACGCCTCCGCCGCCAGCAACAGCGGGGGGTGAATCTAGGGGAAGGCGTCGCCCGCTGCGTTCAGAACGGCCGCAGCGGGCGTATCGACGTGGTCCTGAGCGGTCCCCCCAAGGCGTCTCAGGGCGTGGCCTACCAGTTCGAATCCCAGGGTGTACCCGGCCCAGCGGGGCAGGTCGTGTCCTGCGGACCCGTAGAACCACGCCTCGAACCCGAAGTCGGTCGTCTGGAGCAGCGGCCGCGCCCTCTGCCAGAGCGCTGCCCGGTCGATACGGGCCTGCGCGTAAGGGGGTGCCTGCCCGGCCCGCTCGGTCCGTTCGTGGTGCTGGGCGAGGCCCTCGGTGACCAGCACTTCCAGCAGCGTGCGGCCGTAACCGGGACCGCGCCAGCGACGGGCGTGGTGCAGTTCGTGGGCCAGCGTGGCAGGCAGTTCGGTGCGCCAGCCGGGCAGGAACTCCGGGTTGTCCGGACTGACCGTCAGTTCCACATACGACCCGGTGGGCGCGAAGCCGTGAATCCCGGTTTCCGGCAGCCCCCAGGGCAGCACCCGCAGGGCCACGTCCACGCCGGTCAGACCCAGCGGAGCGGTGTGGCGTTGCAGGGTCGCCTCCAGCACACACCTCATCTCGTCCGCCAGGGGCGAAGGCAGGGTCCCGGCCGCGTTCATGACATGCAGGACGTTCACCTGGGCTTACTCGCTGCCCTCCTTGCGGCGTAGCAGGAAGAATCCGGCGGCGCTGCCCAGGGCGAGCAGGACGGCAGGCGCCCCGGTGGCCCAGCTGGCGGTTCCGGCGAGGGCAGTCGTGAGGCCGAGAATGCCGAGGATCCAGCCGCAGGCGAGCAGGGCGAAGGTGGTCCAGGGGAGGCGGCTGACGGTCAGAAAAATTAGCGGCACGAACGCGGGGTAGAGCAGGGTGCGGGCGCTGCCGCTGGTCTGGAGGTCGGCGGTGGCGGCGGTGAGTGCCCAGACGGTCAGTGCGGCGACGGGGATCAGCAGCAACGTGGCAGCGGGGCTGGTGGGTGTCCGGGTGCTGGTCATGCGGTCAGCGTAGTGGGTGGCGATCCGGCCTGCACGCGAGGTTGCGCCTTGCGGGCGGGCGCGGCGGTGGGGGATTCCCAGCAAGCCGCACATTCCCGCGTGTGGGTGCGTGGTACGTTCCGCCCATCATGACGGTGACGACGAAGGCGAGAACGTTGGGTGAATTGCTTCAGACGGCAGAGTACGCCGGGCGCGCGCCGTTCGACGGCCGGATCCGGCTGGTGCAGGACGAGGTGCGGGAGAACCTGACCCGCAAGTTGCGCAGCGGCGAGGAGTTGTTCCCCGGTGTGGTCGGGTACGACGACACGGTGATTCCGCAGCTGGTGAACGCGCTGCTGGCGCGGCAGAACTTCATTCTGCTGGGTCTGCGCGGTCAGGCGAAGAGCCGGATTCTGCGGGCCATCACGGGCCTGCTGGACCCGGAAGTGCCGGTCATTGCGGGCGTGGACATGCCAGACGACGTGCTCAACCCGGTGGGCGCCGAGGGCCGTCACCTGCTCGAAGCGCACGGGCTGGACCTGCCGATCCGCTGGCTCCCGCGCGCCGACCGGTACGTGGAGAAACTGGCGACGCCGGACGTGACGGTCGCGGACCTCGTGGGCGACGTGGATCCCATCAAGGCGGCGCGTCTGGGCACCAGCCTGGGCGACGTGAGAAGCATGCACTTTGGGCTGCTGCCGCGCGCGAACCGGGGCATCTTCGCGGTGAACGAACTGGCGGACCTATCCCCGAAGGTGCAGGTGGCGCTGTTCAACATCCTTCAGGAGGGGGACGTGCAGATCAAGGGCTACCCGATCCGCCTGGAACTGGACGTGATGCTGGTCTTCAGCGCGAACCCCGAGGATTACACGGCGCGCGGGAAGATCGTCACGCCGCTCAAGGACCGCATCGGCAGCGAGATCCGCACGCACTACCCGACCGACGTGCGCCTGGGCATGGACATCACGGCGCAGGAGGCCGCGCGGGCCGAGGGTGTGATCGTGCCGCCGTTCATCGCGGAACTGATCGAGGAGATCGCGTTCCAGGCGCGCGAGGACGGCCGCGTGGACAAACTGAGTGGCGTGTCGCAGCGCCTGCCGATCTCGCTGATGGAGGTCGCCGCCGCGAACGCCGAGCGCCGCAGCCTCGTGGCCGGGGACGCCCCGGTCGTGCGGGTCAGTGACGTGTACGCGGGCCTGCCGGCCATCACGGGCAAGATGGAACTGGAGTACGAGGGTGAACTCAAGGGCGCCGATCAGGTCGCCAAAGACGTGATCCGCAAGGCGGCCGGGGCCACGTACGCCCGCAACTACGGCAGCGCGAACACCCGCGACCTGGAGAAATGGTTCGAGGCCGGGAACGTGTTCCGCTTCCCGCAGGGTGGGGACAGCGCCGCCGCGCTGAAGGCAGCGGGCGAGGTGCCGGGCCTGAGCGACCTGGCCGCCGAGGTCGCCGCGAGCAGCGACGACGCCGTGCGCGTGTCTGCCGCCGAGTTCATCCTGGAGGGCCTGTACGGCCGCAAGAAACTCTCGCGTGCCGAGGAACTGTACGCCGCGCCGGAAGCCGAAACGCGCCAGCAGCGCGGCGGCCGCTGGAACTGATACGGATCTCCGATTGAAGGGGCTGCAAAGCTCCTTCAATCCGAGCGGATGCGAGTGGGAGCAGGGCGGGTTCCGGATTGTCAGCAAACCAGACGGAATCCGTATGAACTGGGCAGAAAACGACAGGCAGTGGGGAGTGGATCGGGGCGGGCGTCCCATCCGCTCCCCGTTTCCTGCTCCCTGCTTCCTATTACCCTGGGTGGGTGCTGCCCTCTGCCCTGGCTGATCTGATCGAGTTTCACGCGCCGC from Deinococcus seoulensis carries:
- the gatB gene encoding Asp-tRNA(Asn)/Glu-tRNA(Gln) amidotransferase subunit GatB yields the protein MSYVAVIGLEVHLQLKTRSKIFSSCPQEYHGAEPNTFTDPFTLGLPGTLPTLNREAVELAMMFGLGLNCDVSGFTQFHRKNYFYPDAPKNFQLSQYDRPIARDGFLDVTLPGGEVSRVRIKRAHLEDDAGKLTHPTYAPYSMLDLNRAGSSLLEMVTEADIVSAEQARAFLESVQAIAQALGVSDATPEEGKMRCDVNLSLHKPGEPWGTKCEVKNLNSFRSVARAIEFEAARQARILDAGGRITQDTLGWDEGGQKTFLMRTKEVEADYRYFPEPDLPPLDITPEWIAQVRERMPELPAQKLERYRAAGVREADAQTLSLSVPLSRFYDEALTPEPRPDAQKPDAQKLANWLLGDVSGLLAAREETLEASALRPAHLAALVGLIDAGTISGKIAKDLLPDVLTGHDPAALVQERGLSVVTDTAAIDAAIDAAMAADPATVEKVRAGNAKAMNALFGPVMKATGGKAKPEVVRERLSAKLGLS
- a CDS encoding DUF1697 domain-containing protein translates to MTFVALLHAVNLGARRKVPMADLRALLTGLGLREVRTYIQSGNAVFSADPDPTLRGRLEAALEAQFGFPVPVTLRTAHAWQEAAADCPAHLRSEAVVVAFLRDPPDPERVAALRARDVTPERWEIVGPHLYQTVPDGVRNLRLSAAVIERTLGVGVTVRNERTVQAIAAMLDT
- a CDS encoding DUF2268 domain-containing putative Zn-dependent protease (predicted Zn-dependent protease with a strongly conserved HExxH motif), producing the protein MNVLHVMNAAGTLPSPLADEMRCVLEATLQRHTAPLGLTGVDVALRVLPWGLPETGIHGFAPTGSYVELTVSPDNPEFLPGWRTELPATLAHELHHARRWRGPGYGRTLLEVLVTEGLAQHHERTERAGQAPPYAQARIDRAALWQRARPLLQTTDFGFEAWFYGSAGHDLPRWAGYTLGFELVGHALRRLGGTAQDHVDTPAAAVLNAAGDAFP
- a CDS encoding DMT family transporter, with translation MTRKFPPAAFLSAAPLLFVLLWSTGFLGTKGAARNADPFAYLTVRFALAALLMLALTAALRAPWPTRAQAGRAGVTGLLLHAGYLGGVTTAIWLGLPAGVTSVLVGVQPLLTGLLSWPVLGERVTRPQWAGLTLGFVGVLLVVEGRVGGGVGSPAALGAAAFALICTTAGTLYQRRVGADMPLLGGTAAQYVVSAAALGAVTLARGGGVIHWNAEFILSLTWLVLVLSVGAILLLMRLLRDLPAARVNSLFYLVPPLAVLESWALYGERLSALSLGGLLLCVTGVALAARQPATRPARTG
- a CDS encoding GNAT family N-acetyltransferase, whose amino-acid sequence is MRPVTPADATTIAAHRYPDEQDAPERPVYAAWVAGAIRDGLYLGFLLEGGGEVIAGAGVTLLHWGPTRGDPQPWRARVVNVWTHPDHRRAGHARTLVMACLDAVRSRGITRVSLGSSDMARPLYAALGFAASTHEMTRVLRAE
- a CDS encoding ATP-binding protein, with product MTVTTKARTLGELLQTAEYAGRAPFDGRIRLVQDEVRENLTRKLRSGEELFPGVVGYDDTVIPQLVNALLARQNFILLGLRGQAKSRILRAITGLLDPEVPVIAGVDMPDDVLNPVGAEGRHLLEAHGLDLPIRWLPRADRYVEKLATPDVTVADLVGDVDPIKAARLGTSLGDVRSMHFGLLPRANRGIFAVNELADLSPKVQVALFNILQEGDVQIKGYPIRLELDVMLVFSANPEDYTARGKIVTPLKDRIGSEIRTHYPTDVRLGMDITAQEAARAEGVIVPPFIAELIEEIAFQAREDGRVDKLSGVSQRLPISLMEVAAANAERRSLVAGDAPVVRVSDVYAGLPAITGKMELEYEGELKGADQVAKDVIRKAAGATYARNYGSANTRDLEKWFEAGNVFRFPQGGDSAAALKAAGEVPGLSDLAAEVAASSDDAVRVSAAEFILEGLYGRKKLSRAEELYAAPEAETRQQRGGRWN